From Peromyscus eremicus chromosome 3, PerEre_H2_v1, whole genome shotgun sequence, one genomic window encodes:
- the Cpa5 gene encoding carboxypeptidase A5 isoform X3, with protein sequence MRVPFSELHDVKAYLKSHGLAYSVMIKDIQVLLDEERDAMARSRRLERSTSSFSYSSYHTLEEIYSWIDNFVAEHSNLVSKIHIGNSFENRSILVLKFSTGGSNRRAVWIDTGIHSREWITHATGIWISKKIANTYGKDHVLKKILNAMDIFIEIVTNPDGFAFTHSMNRLWRKNKSSQHGIACIGVDLNRNWKIGFGGNGSNKNPCSETYRGPSPESEPEVAAIVGFITSHGNFKALISIHSYSQMVMYPYGHSLEPVPNHEELFNLAKDTVKALHKVHGIEYIFGSISTTLYTASGITVDWAYDSGIKYAFSFELRDTGQYGFLLPASQIVPTAQETWMAIRTIMKHTLNHPY encoded by the exons ATGAGAGTTCCCTTCTCTGAACTACATGATGtcaaagcttatctgaagtctcaCGGCCTTGCTTACAGCGTCATGATAAAGGACATCCAG GTGCTGCTGGATGAAGAGAGAGATGCCATGGCGAGGTCCCGAAGGCTGGAACGCAGTACCAGTAGCTTCAGCTACTCTTCTTATCATACACTGGAGGAG ATATATAGTTGGATTGACAACTTCGTAGCTGAACATTCTAATCTCGTCTCCAAAATTCACATTGGCAACAGCTTTGAAAATCGGTCCATTCTTGTCCTGAAG TTCAGCACTGGAGGTTCAAATCGCCGGGCTGTCTGGATTGACACTGGGATCCATTCCCGAGAGTGGATCACCCACGCCACCGGCATCTGGATCTCGAAGAAG ATTGCCAATACATATGGCAAAGACCACgtcttgaaaaaaatattgaatgCCATGGACATTTTCATTGAGATTGTCACCAACCCTGATGGCTTTGCTTTTACTCACAGCATG AATCGCTTGTGGAGAAAAAACAAGTCAAGTCAACATGGCATTGCCTGCATCGGCGTGGACCTCAACAGGAACTGGAAGATAGGCTTCGGAG GAAATGGTTCTAACAAAAACCCCTGCTCAGAGACTTATCGAGGGCCCTCACCTGAGTCGGAGCCAGAGGTAGCTGCAATTGTGGGCTTCATCACAAGCCACGGGAACTTCAAAGCTCTGATCTCCATCCACAGCTACTCCCAGATGGTCATGTACCCTTATGGCCACTCTCTGGAGCCTGTGCCAAACCACGAGGAGTTG TTCAATCTTGCCAAGGACACAGTGAAGGCTCTGCACAAGGTGCACGGGATCGAGTACATTTTTGGCAGCATCAGTACCACCCTCT atacAGCCAGTGGGATCACGGTGGACTGGGCCTATGACAGCGGCATCAAGTATGCCTTCAGCTTCGAGCTCCGGGACACTGGACAATATGGCTTTCTGTTGCCAGCCTCACAGATCGTTCCCACAGCCCAGGAGACATGGATGGCGATTCGGACCATcatgaaacacaccctgaatCACCCCTATTAG
- the Cpa5 gene encoding carboxypeptidase A5 isoform X1, with product MQGPLGRGTGPGLSPVDRRTLLVCTFILAVAWGQVNFTGDQVLRVLAKNEKQLSLLRDLEGLKPQKVDFWRGPARPSLPVDMRVPFSELHDVKAYLKSHGLAYSVMIKDIQVLLDEERDAMARSRRLERSTSSFSYSSYHTLEEIYSWIDNFVAEHSNLVSKIHIGNSFENRSILVLKFSTGGSNRRAVWIDTGIHSREWITHATGIWISKKIANTYGKDHVLKKILNAMDIFIEIVTNPDGFAFTHSMNRLWRKNKSSQHGIACIGVDLNRNWKIGFGGNGSNKNPCSETYRGPSPESEPEVAAIVGFITSHGNFKALISIHSYSQMVMYPYGHSLEPVPNHEELFNLAKDTVKALHKVHGIEYIFGSISTTLYTASGITVDWAYDSGIKYAFSFELRDTGQYGFLLPASQIVPTAQETWMAIRTIMKHTLNHPY from the exons AGACCAGGTTCTTCGAGTCCTGGCCAAAAATGAGAAGCAGCTGTCACTTCTCAGGGATCTGGAGGGCCTGAAGCCCCAGAAG GTGGACTTCTGGCGTGGTCCGGCCAGACCTAGCCTCCCTGTGGACATGAGAGTTCCCTTCTCTGAACTACATGATGtcaaagcttatctgaagtctcaCGGCCTTGCTTACAGCGTCATGATAAAGGACATCCAG GTGCTGCTGGATGAAGAGAGAGATGCCATGGCGAGGTCCCGAAGGCTGGAACGCAGTACCAGTAGCTTCAGCTACTCTTCTTATCATACACTGGAGGAG ATATATAGTTGGATTGACAACTTCGTAGCTGAACATTCTAATCTCGTCTCCAAAATTCACATTGGCAACAGCTTTGAAAATCGGTCCATTCTTGTCCTGAAG TTCAGCACTGGAGGTTCAAATCGCCGGGCTGTCTGGATTGACACTGGGATCCATTCCCGAGAGTGGATCACCCACGCCACCGGCATCTGGATCTCGAAGAAG ATTGCCAATACATATGGCAAAGACCACgtcttgaaaaaaatattgaatgCCATGGACATTTTCATTGAGATTGTCACCAACCCTGATGGCTTTGCTTTTACTCACAGCATG AATCGCTTGTGGAGAAAAAACAAGTCAAGTCAACATGGCATTGCCTGCATCGGCGTGGACCTCAACAGGAACTGGAAGATAGGCTTCGGAG GAAATGGTTCTAACAAAAACCCCTGCTCAGAGACTTATCGAGGGCCCTCACCTGAGTCGGAGCCAGAGGTAGCTGCAATTGTGGGCTTCATCACAAGCCACGGGAACTTCAAAGCTCTGATCTCCATCCACAGCTACTCCCAGATGGTCATGTACCCTTATGGCCACTCTCTGGAGCCTGTGCCAAACCACGAGGAGTTG TTCAATCTTGCCAAGGACACAGTGAAGGCTCTGCACAAGGTGCACGGGATCGAGTACATTTTTGGCAGCATCAGTACCACCCTCT atacAGCCAGTGGGATCACGGTGGACTGGGCCTATGACAGCGGCATCAAGTATGCCTTCAGCTTCGAGCTCCGGGACACTGGACAATATGGCTTTCTGTTGCCAGCCTCACAGATCGTTCCCACAGCCCAGGAGACATGGATGGCGATTCGGACCATcatgaaacacaccctgaatCACCCCTATTAG
- the Cpa5 gene encoding carboxypeptidase A5 isoform X2, whose product MQGPLGRGTGPGLSPVDRRTLLVCTFILAVAWGQVNFTGDQVLRVLAKNEKQLSLLRDLEGLKPQKVDFWRGPARPSLPVDMRVPFSELHDVKAYLKSHGLAYSVMIKDIQVLLDEERDAMARSRRLERSTSSFSYSSYHTLEEIYSWIDNFVAEHSNLVSKIHIGNSFENRSILVLKFSTGGSNRRAVWIDTGIHSREWITHATGIWISKKIANTYGKDHVLKKILNAMDIFIEIVTNPDGFAFTHSMNRLWRKNKSSQHGIACIGVDLNRNWKIGFGGNGSNKNPCSETYRGPSPESEPEVAAIVGFITSHGNFKALISIHSYSQMVMYPYGHSLEPVPNHEELFNLAKDTVKALHKVHGIEYIFGSISTTLSSGITVDWAYDSGIKYAFSFELRDTGQYGFLLPASQIVPTAQETWMAIRTIMKHTLNHPY is encoded by the exons AGACCAGGTTCTTCGAGTCCTGGCCAAAAATGAGAAGCAGCTGTCACTTCTCAGGGATCTGGAGGGCCTGAAGCCCCAGAAG GTGGACTTCTGGCGTGGTCCGGCCAGACCTAGCCTCCCTGTGGACATGAGAGTTCCCTTCTCTGAACTACATGATGtcaaagcttatctgaagtctcaCGGCCTTGCTTACAGCGTCATGATAAAGGACATCCAG GTGCTGCTGGATGAAGAGAGAGATGCCATGGCGAGGTCCCGAAGGCTGGAACGCAGTACCAGTAGCTTCAGCTACTCTTCTTATCATACACTGGAGGAG ATATATAGTTGGATTGACAACTTCGTAGCTGAACATTCTAATCTCGTCTCCAAAATTCACATTGGCAACAGCTTTGAAAATCGGTCCATTCTTGTCCTGAAG TTCAGCACTGGAGGTTCAAATCGCCGGGCTGTCTGGATTGACACTGGGATCCATTCCCGAGAGTGGATCACCCACGCCACCGGCATCTGGATCTCGAAGAAG ATTGCCAATACATATGGCAAAGACCACgtcttgaaaaaaatattgaatgCCATGGACATTTTCATTGAGATTGTCACCAACCCTGATGGCTTTGCTTTTACTCACAGCATG AATCGCTTGTGGAGAAAAAACAAGTCAAGTCAACATGGCATTGCCTGCATCGGCGTGGACCTCAACAGGAACTGGAAGATAGGCTTCGGAG GAAATGGTTCTAACAAAAACCCCTGCTCAGAGACTTATCGAGGGCCCTCACCTGAGTCGGAGCCAGAGGTAGCTGCAATTGTGGGCTTCATCACAAGCCACGGGAACTTCAAAGCTCTGATCTCCATCCACAGCTACTCCCAGATGGTCATGTACCCTTATGGCCACTCTCTGGAGCCTGTGCCAAACCACGAGGAGTTG TTCAATCTTGCCAAGGACACAGTGAAGGCTCTGCACAAGGTGCACGGGATCGAGTACATTTTTGGCAGCATCAGTACCACCCTCT CCAGTGGGATCACGGTGGACTGGGCCTATGACAGCGGCATCAAGTATGCCTTCAGCTTCGAGCTCCGGGACACTGGACAATATGGCTTTCTGTTGCCAGCCTCACAGATCGTTCCCACAGCCCAGGAGACATGGATGGCGATTCGGACCATcatgaaacacaccctgaatCACCCCTATTAG